In the Haloferula helveola genome, one interval contains:
- a CDS encoding ABC transporter ATP-binding protein, whose amino-acid sequence MSDPFIRVRDLHQRFGSQHVLRGIDLDVHRGETLVLLGGSGAGKSVLLKHLPGLLCPTEGTVHVEDTEISCMNERELTPIRRKVGIMFQGGALFDFMSVGENVAFPLREAGVRDEAEIAKRVADALEIVRLAGEESKMPASLSGGMRKRVALARAVVDRPACVLYDEPHAGLDPVTADTIDHMIKRLQRDYGMTNIVITHEMRSVFHIADRIAFLKDGLIYWLGTPKELRQTTDPELRAFVDGDSGDPWDESA is encoded by the coding sequence ATGAGCGATCCCTTCATCCGCGTCCGCGACCTGCACCAGCGATTCGGCAGCCAGCATGTGCTGCGGGGCATCGACCTCGACGTCCACCGTGGCGAGACGCTGGTGCTGTTAGGCGGCTCGGGGGCGGGCAAATCGGTTCTGCTGAAGCATCTCCCGGGACTCCTTTGTCCGACCGAAGGCACGGTGCATGTCGAGGACACCGAGATTTCCTGCATGAACGAACGGGAGCTGACCCCGATCCGCCGCAAGGTCGGAATCATGTTTCAGGGAGGCGCCCTGTTCGACTTCATGAGCGTCGGCGAAAACGTCGCCTTCCCGCTGCGCGAGGCGGGCGTCCGCGATGAGGCCGAAATCGCCAAGCGGGTTGCCGATGCCCTCGAAATCGTCCGGCTCGCCGGCGAGGAATCGAAAATGCCCGCCAGCCTTTCCGGCGGCATGCGCAAACGCGTCGCGCTCGCCCGCGCGGTCGTCGACCGGCCCGCCTGCGTCCTTTACGACGAACCACATGCCGGACTCGACCCGGTCACGGCGGACACGATCGACCACATGATCAAGCGCCTGCAGCGGGACTACGGGATGACCAACATCGTGATCACCCACGAAATGCGCTCGGTGTTCCACATCGCGGACCGGATCGCCTTTCTGAAGGACGGACTGATCTACTGGCTCGGCACCCCGAAGGAACTGCGCCAGACGACCGATCCGGAGCTCCGCGCCTTTGTCGATGGCGACTCGGGCGATCCGTGGGACGAGAGCGCCTGA
- a CDS encoding flavin reductase family protein encodes MELDLLGQHASRAYPILASLVTPRPIAWVSTLNDDDSVNLAPFSFFNVFGSKPPLVIFAPGDRPDGSPKDSARNAEKTGEFVVNLVSPELADAMVRTSASLPPGESEAGAAGVEMAAASVVGPPRVAAAPAALECRVHSVQRIGKNRIVLGIVHLAHVRDELIDPETLHISQQGHTPVGRMASPDWYCRTDQLFEMPRPD; translated from the coding sequence ATGGAACTTGATCTTTTGGGCCAACACGCCAGCCGCGCCTACCCAATCCTGGCCAGCCTGGTGACGCCCCGCCCGATCGCCTGGGTCAGCACGCTGAATGACGACGATTCGGTGAATCTGGCTCCGTTTTCGTTCTTCAACGTCTTCGGCTCGAAGCCACCTTTGGTGATTTTCGCGCCGGGAGACCGCCCCGACGGCTCCCCCAAGGACTCCGCCCGCAATGCTGAGAAAACCGGCGAGTTCGTCGTCAACCTGGTCTCCCCCGAGCTGGCCGACGCGATGGTCCGGACTTCCGCAAGCCTGCCGCCGGGCGAGAGCGAAGCCGGGGCTGCCGGTGTCGAAATGGCCGCAGCCTCGGTCGTCGGTCCGCCACGCGTGGCCGCGGCCCCGGCCGCCCTCGAGTGTCGGGTCCACTCGGTCCAGAGGATCGGCAAGAACCGGATCGTCCTCGGAATCGTCCACCTCGCGCACGTGCGGGACGAATTGATCGACCCGGAAACGCTCCACATTTCCCAGCAGGGCCACACCCCGGTCGGCCGCATGGCTTCGCCGGACTGGTACTGCCGCACCGACCAATTGTTCGAAATGCCCCGACCCGATTGA
- the trxA gene encoding thioredoxin, translating to MRIPLLLFGLVAFATSGCEKVLEALKSESSTGTAQGTGDADFDQQISQSGQVVVVDFYADWCGPCRSLGPKLERISHSLGGKVSLVKVNIDEKKALASSLNVSSIPDVRMYIDGEEVDRFVGDMPEAAVRQKIEAQASKVTGVAGVTEPGAETPGEEKAPIIEPMEKDWLPPGMEKK from the coding sequence ATGAGAATTCCGCTATTGCTATTCGGGTTGGTCGCCTTCGCGACCAGTGGTTGTGAGAAGGTGCTGGAGGCTCTGAAGTCAGAGAGCTCGACCGGCACCGCGCAAGGAACCGGCGATGCGGATTTTGATCAGCAGATATCCCAGTCGGGCCAAGTGGTGGTGGTCGACTTCTACGCCGACTGGTGCGGACCTTGCCGCTCCCTCGGTCCGAAGCTCGAGCGCATCAGCCATTCACTGGGAGGAAAGGTCTCGCTGGTGAAGGTCAACATCGACGAGAAGAAGGCGCTCGCTTCGTCCCTCAATGTCAGCTCGATCCCCGATGTCCGAATGTACATCGATGGCGAGGAGGTTGACCGCTTCGTCGGCGACATGCCGGAAGCGGCGGTCCGTCAGAAGATCGAAGCCCAGGCGTCCAAGGTGACCGGCGTCGCCGGCGTCACCGAGCCGGGCGCCGAGACACCCGGCGAGGAAAAGGCTCCCATCATCGAGCCGATGGAGAAGGACTGGCTGCCTCCGGGAATGGAAAAGAAGTGA
- a CDS encoding alpha/beta hydrolase-fold protein, with amino-acid sequence MRPPSLPIVFAMLLALPACKRSETPTAQQPGDAAAPAPENLTIEVRVADGILAEPYTGRVYVQITPATDEQPPEPRLANRWVHPPMILAEDVEDWTGSTLDFHDAELSFPGPASELEPGEYRAQAFIRLNRFSADPGWGDGDAVSPPVTFSCEEGQEFGFDLVIDREVSVPPPEETERIKWFEQRSELLSDFHGFDYPMQAGIKLPADWDPDRSGDYPVLVFIGGFSDDHIGSIRQLEKFGELLDKVVVISPNGRNFRGHSVFADSDSIGPWGTALMTELLPAIDRRFGLAGDSKRFVTGISSGGWASIWLQIQWPDSFQHAWSYVPDPVDFTDFQQIDLYREGDNFFTQRDGSRRPVGRFGEQRLWYDDFVHHEDVLGPGMQIHSFEATFSPRGDDGKPMPLFDRESGEIDMAVADAFKRFDVSLYLKQHWTELAPKLEGKLTVKAGGQDNFYLEGAVGRLRETMAELGSDADIEVVEGLPHTFHPPTVMEMVKTLNETRED; translated from the coding sequence ATGCGCCCTCCCTCGCTCCCGATCGTTTTCGCAATGCTGCTGGCTTTGCCGGCATGCAAACGCAGCGAAACACCGACCGCGCAGCAGCCCGGAGACGCAGCGGCACCGGCACCCGAGAACCTCACCATCGAGGTCCGTGTCGCGGATGGCATCCTTGCGGAGCCCTACACCGGGCGAGTCTACGTCCAGATCACCCCGGCAACCGATGAACAACCGCCGGAGCCCCGACTGGCCAATCGATGGGTTCACCCGCCGATGATCCTCGCCGAGGACGTCGAGGATTGGACCGGATCGACACTCGACTTTCACGACGCCGAACTCTCGTTCCCCGGTCCGGCTTCGGAACTCGAACCGGGAGAATACCGTGCCCAGGCGTTCATTCGCCTGAATCGCTTTTCCGCGGATCCGGGTTGGGGAGACGGCGATGCGGTCAGCCCGCCGGTCACCTTCTCCTGCGAAGAAGGGCAGGAGTTCGGCTTCGACCTCGTCATCGATCGCGAGGTCTCGGTTCCCCCGCCTGAGGAGACCGAGCGGATCAAATGGTTCGAGCAGCGCTCCGAGCTGCTGTCCGACTTCCACGGCTTCGACTACCCGATGCAGGCCGGCATCAAGCTCCCGGCGGATTGGGATCCGGACCGCTCAGGCGACTACCCGGTGCTGGTTTTCATCGGCGGCTTCAGCGATGACCACATCGGATCGATCCGGCAGTTGGAGAAGTTCGGGGAACTGCTCGACAAGGTCGTGGTCATCTCTCCGAACGGCCGCAACTTCCGCGGCCACAGTGTTTTCGCCGACTCGGACTCGATCGGCCCGTGGGGCACCGCGCTCATGACCGAACTGCTTCCCGCGATCGACCGCCGCTTCGGCTTGGCCGGTGATTCCAAGCGCTTCGTCACGGGCATCTCGTCCGGCGGCTGGGCCAGCATCTGGCTGCAGATCCAGTGGCCCGACTCGTTCCAACACGCGTGGTCCTACGTCCCCGACCCGGTCGACTTCACCGACTTCCAGCAGATCGATCTCTACCGTGAGGGAGACAACTTCTTCACCCAGCGCGACGGATCCCGCCGCCCGGTCGGACGCTTCGGAGAGCAGCGGCTCTGGTATGACGACTTCGTGCACCATGAGGACGTGCTCGGCCCCGGCATGCAGATCCATTCCTTCGAGGCGACCTTCAGCCCTCGCGGAGACGACGGAAAACCGATGCCGCTCTTCGATCGCGAAAGCGGCGAGATCGACATGGCGGTCGCGGATGCCTTCAAGCGGTTCGATGTCAGCCTCTACCTGAAACAGCACTGGACCGAGCTCGCTCCGAAGCTGGAAGGGAAGCTCACCGTGAAAGCCGGTGGGCAGGACAACTTCTACCTCGAAGGCGCCGTGGGGCGCCTGCGTGAAACGATGGCGGAGCTTGGATCCGATGCGGACATCGAGGTCGTCGAAGGACTTCCTCACACCTTCCACCCGCCAACGGTCATGGAGATGGTGAAGACCCTCAACGAGACTCGAGAGGACTGA
- a CDS encoding heme-binding protein — MKKKFFPLFALMAACNLQAEDKQIEKPQYVDEAPLPVDWPEPGPYNEVSEKTYPAYRAAFTDGKGETSSFWTLFLHIKKNNIPMTAPVEMPMEENDEKLSRAGMAFLYQNGKVGAPGKDGVKVEVRDVAATKALSYAWQGDDSKKLIAEARTQLEAELEKRDLEPEGFRLLGYNGPGTPRDERTWELQALIE, encoded by the coding sequence GTGAAAAAGAAATTCTTTCCCCTCTTCGCCCTGATGGCCGCCTGCAATTTGCAGGCTGAGGACAAACAGATCGAGAAGCCGCAGTACGTCGACGAGGCTCCCCTTCCGGTCGATTGGCCGGAGCCGGGACCTTACAACGAGGTCAGCGAGAAAACCTATCCGGCGTACCGCGCCGCCTTCACCGATGGCAAGGGGGAGACGAGCTCATTCTGGACGCTTTTCCTCCACATCAAGAAGAACAACATCCCGATGACGGCACCGGTCGAGATGCCGATGGAGGAGAACGACGAGAAACTCAGCCGCGCCGGCATGGCCTTCCTCTACCAAAACGGAAAGGTCGGAGCGCCGGGCAAGGACGGCGTGAAAGTCGAAGTCCGGGACGTGGCCGCCACCAAGGCGCTGAGCTACGCTTGGCAGGGCGACGATTCGAAAAAGCTGATCGCGGAAGCCCGCACCCAGTTGGAGGCCGAGCTGGAGAAGAGGGATCTCGAACCCGAAGGCTTCCGCCTGCTCGGTTACAATGGTCCCGGCACCCCGCGCGACGAGCGAACTTGGGAGCTGCAAGCACTCATCGAGTGA
- a CDS encoding glycoside hydrolase family 10 protein, with translation MLLFLALVSAAFGQSYRPSGEKPPMPAREFRGAWVAVVHNIDWPSTKGLSASSQRAEMIAILDRMASLNMNAVMFQVRPHCDAVYSSSKEPWSHWLTGTPGKSPGYDPLKFCIDEAHKRGIEVHAWFNPFRALSNASHPVSRTHVTKVSPQITKRYGNLVWCDPAAGETRQRALGAILDVVRRYDVDGVHLDDYFYPYPEGGREFPDGRDPAQRRAIVDGFVKDFYSQTKAAKPWVRVGISPFGIWRPGVPSGIEAGLDAYEQLGADARKWLANGWVDYLAPQLYWRDQPRKQSFSALLDWWRQQGSRPVWPGIATSRIGSSEDPGRPAGEIIKQVGLSRSIGRNYVGHIHWSVKGLMQNRGGVCGMLEKGAYSEPALVPPMPWLGKRPVALPRVEARGEDGQLRVGWRRGDANTHQLALMGRWGSKWHMIEVLPSGRTDAMIPVGERGLPAAVSASAVDRFGNLSGPVVLAQ, from the coding sequence GTGCTGCTTTTCCTCGCCCTCGTTTCGGCCGCGTTCGGGCAATCGTATCGGCCTTCGGGTGAGAAGCCTCCGATGCCGGCGCGGGAGTTCCGCGGGGCATGGGTGGCGGTGGTGCACAATATCGATTGGCCGAGCACGAAAGGCCTGAGCGCGTCGTCGCAGCGCGCGGAGATGATCGCGATCCTCGACCGGATGGCGTCGCTCAACATGAACGCGGTGATGTTCCAGGTGCGGCCCCATTGCGATGCGGTCTATTCGTCGTCGAAGGAGCCGTGGAGCCACTGGCTGACCGGCACGCCGGGCAAGTCGCCGGGCTATGACCCGCTGAAGTTCTGCATCGACGAAGCACACAAGCGGGGCATCGAGGTCCACGCTTGGTTCAACCCCTTCCGCGCGCTTTCGAATGCCAGTCACCCGGTGAGCCGGACCCACGTGACGAAGGTTTCGCCGCAGATCACCAAACGCTACGGCAATCTGGTGTGGTGTGATCCTGCGGCCGGCGAGACGCGGCAGCGGGCGCTCGGTGCGATCCTCGATGTGGTGCGGCGCTACGACGTCGATGGCGTGCATCTCGACGACTATTTCTATCCCTACCCGGAGGGTGGACGGGAGTTTCCCGACGGTCGCGATCCGGCGCAGCGGCGGGCCATCGTCGATGGCTTCGTGAAGGACTTTTATTCGCAAACGAAGGCAGCGAAGCCGTGGGTGCGTGTCGGGATTTCGCCCTTCGGAATCTGGCGCCCTGGGGTGCCGAGCGGGATCGAGGCGGGACTGGATGCTTACGAACAGCTCGGGGCCGACGCCCGGAAGTGGCTGGCCAACGGCTGGGTCGACTACCTTGCGCCGCAGCTCTACTGGCGCGACCAACCCCGTAAGCAGAGTTTTTCGGCGCTCCTCGACTGGTGGCGGCAGCAGGGCAGCCGTCCGGTCTGGCCGGGCATCGCGACCTCGCGCATCGGCAGCTCGGAAGATCCGGGTCGACCGGCGGGCGAAATCATCAAGCAGGTCGGTCTGAGCCGCTCGATCGGCCGGAACTACGTCGGGCACATCCACTGGAGCGTGAAGGGGCTGATGCAGAACCGCGGCGGGGTCTGCGGAATGCTGGAGAAGGGCGCCTATTCCGAGCCCGCCTTGGTCCCACCGATGCCGTGGCTGGGCAAGCGGCCGGTCGCGCTGCCGCGGGTCGAGGCACGGGGAGAGGACGGACAACTGCGGGTCGGGTGGCGTCGCGGGGACGCGAATACCCACCAGTTGGCACTGATGGGACGCTGGGGGAGCAAGTGGCACATGATCGAGGTGCTGCCTTCCGGGAGGACGGATGCGATGATTCCGGTCGGGGAGCGCGGATTGCCTGCGGCGGTTTCCGCGAGCGCGGTCGATCGGTTCGGAAATCTGAGCGGACCGGTGGTGCTGGCCCAGTAG
- a CDS encoding aminopeptidase translates to MHDPRVDELAKQLVGYSTSLKRGEKILIDLYDVPDSIGIALIRAARKKGGVPLLRVNQSRLTREMLYGASDDQYKLVSKHLMAEMKDVDAYIAVRGSHNIAESSDVPAASMKLAMKHLRPVLDRRVKKTKWCVLRWPTPSMAQQAGMSTEAFEDFYFRVCLVNYKSLVPAANALKRLMDKTDLVEIKGPGTDLRFSIKDIPAVASAGNCNIPDGEVFTSPVKDSVEGVLSYNAPTIYQGIPFDSVKLTFEKGKIVKAESPGKNREINKILDSDKGARYIGEFALGYNNEIHHPMRDILFDEKIGGSFHFTPGQAYEEADNGNRSQVHWDMVCIQRKDYGGGEIRFDGKLVRKDGVFLPKALAKLNP, encoded by the coding sequence ATGCATGATCCGCGTGTCGACGAGCTGGCGAAGCAACTGGTGGGATATTCGACGTCCCTGAAGCGGGGCGAGAAGATCCTCATCGACCTCTATGACGTGCCGGATTCGATCGGCATCGCGCTGATCCGGGCCGCGCGGAAGAAAGGCGGCGTGCCGCTCCTCCGGGTGAACCAGTCGCGGCTGACCCGCGAAATGCTGTACGGCGCCAGCGACGACCAATACAAGCTCGTCTCGAAGCACCTGATGGCCGAGATGAAGGATGTGGATGCCTATATTGCGGTTCGGGGCAGCCACAACATTGCCGAGAGCAGCGATGTGCCCGCGGCCAGCATGAAACTCGCGATGAAGCACCTGCGGCCGGTACTCGACCGCCGGGTGAAGAAGACCAAGTGGTGCGTGCTGCGCTGGCCGACGCCGTCGATGGCCCAGCAGGCCGGCATGAGCACCGAGGCCTTCGAGGATTTCTACTTCCGCGTCTGCCTGGTAAACTACAAGTCGTTGGTTCCGGCTGCCAACGCTCTGAAGCGCCTGATGGACAAAACCGACCTGGTCGAAATCAAGGGCCCGGGCACCGACCTGCGCTTTTCGATCAAGGACATTCCTGCGGTCGCCAGCGCGGGCAACTGCAACATCCCGGACGGAGAGGTCTTCACGTCGCCGGTCAAGGACAGCGTCGAGGGCGTGCTCAGCTACAATGCGCCGACCATTTACCAAGGCATCCCGTTCGACTCGGTGAAGCTCACTTTCGAGAAGGGCAAGATCGTCAAGGCCGAGTCGCCGGGCAAGAACCGGGAGATCAACAAGATCCTCGATAGCGACAAGGGCGCCCGCTACATCGGCGAGTTCGCGCTCGGCTACAACAACGAGATCCACCATCCGATGCGTGACATCCTGTTCGACGAGAAGATCGGCGGCTCGTTCCACTTCACCCCGGGCCAGGCGTACGAGGAGGCCGACAACGGCAACCGCTCGCAGGTCCACTGGGACATGGTGTGTATCCAGCGCAAGGACTACGGCGGCGGAGAGATCCGCTTCGACGGGAAACTCGTCCGCAAGGACGGCGTGTTCCTGCCGAAGGCGCTGGCGAAGCTGAATCCCTAG
- a CDS encoding MlaD family protein, with the protein MSESNPKTATLVGLFIFIGLVLLGGLIVLFGRFGDRFVGKYSLTVVFDDAAGVIKGSEVRMGGARIGKVGATPMLNEKVKVEVRLDIDERIRIPEGSAFQIASASILGDKLIVITPPAEPSGEMIEAGSLIVGGGPSGLDAIQNNAEAMSRDARLLLSEAKDTMKSIDGAIGDIRDVTQELKVTLKSVNTEILSQENLDHIGSTLANLDKASEGLGPTIDDARRAIASVEKAAEGANETFAEATARIEELEPALKDVPRAIASLSQAADQAAETLERVEEGKGLLGTLAYDEEVSDDAKTFIRNLKRDGILRYRDTDEPEDDPRTRFRSRRR; encoded by the coding sequence ATGTCGGAGTCGAATCCAAAGACCGCGACCCTGGTCGGGCTCTTCATCTTCATCGGCCTCGTGCTGCTGGGCGGGCTCATCGTACTCTTCGGACGCTTCGGCGACCGGTTCGTCGGGAAGTATTCGCTGACCGTCGTATTCGATGACGCCGCCGGCGTGATCAAGGGGTCAGAAGTTCGGATGGGTGGTGCCCGCATCGGCAAAGTCGGCGCGACCCCGATGCTCAACGAGAAGGTCAAGGTGGAGGTCCGCCTCGACATCGACGAACGCATCCGGATCCCCGAAGGCTCCGCGTTCCAGATCGCTTCCGCTTCGATTCTCGGTGACAAGTTGATCGTCATCACACCCCCCGCCGAACCGAGCGGCGAGATGATCGAAGCCGGCAGCCTCATCGTCGGTGGCGGGCCATCCGGTCTCGACGCGATCCAGAACAATGCCGAGGCCATGTCGCGTGACGCGCGACTGCTGCTCAGCGAGGCCAAGGACACGATGAAAAGCATCGATGGCGCCATTGGCGATATCCGCGACGTCACCCAGGAGTTGAAGGTCACGCTCAAATCGGTGAACACCGAAATCCTCTCGCAGGAGAACCTCGACCATATCGGCTCGACCCTCGCCAACCTCGACAAAGCAAGCGAAGGACTCGGACCGACCATCGATGACGCCCGTCGCGCGATCGCCAGTGTCGAGAAAGCCGCCGAAGGAGCGAACGAGACCTTCGCCGAGGCGACCGCGCGGATCGAGGAACTCGAGCCCGCACTCAAGGATGTGCCCCGAGCGATTGCCTCCCTTTCGCAGGCTGCCGACCAGGCTGCGGAAACACTGGAGCGGGTCGAAGAGGGAAAGGGCCTGCTCGGCACCCTGGCCTACGACGAGGAGGTGTCCGACGACGCCAAGACCTTCATCCGCAACCTCAAGCGTGACGGCATTCTCCGCTACCGCGATACCGACGAACCGGAGGACGATCCCCGGACCCGGTTCCGTTCACGGCGGAGGTGA
- a CDS encoding dienelactone hydrolase family protein — protein sequence MKFLAPLLLLPSATFAALVEKDVDYSHGEATLEGFHVYDDATEGKRPGVLIIHQWTGLTDYEKSRARQLAAMGYNVFAADIYGKGIRPQPPESGKFAGKYKGDRELYRGRLLAGLEVLKSDERTSAEHIAAIGYCFGGTGVLELARSGADIAGVVSFHGGLSAADGMAAKPGTLKARVLVCHGADDPHVPADEVAAFQQEMRDAGADWQFVAYGNAVHAFTQKMAGDDPSKGAAYNEAADERSWEDMKQFFAEILK from the coding sequence ATGAAATTCCTCGCCCCTCTCCTGCTCCTGCCATCCGCGACCTTCGCCGCACTCGTCGAGAAAGACGTCGATTACAGCCACGGCGAAGCCACCCTCGAAGGTTTCCATGTCTATGACGACGCCACCGAGGGCAAGCGGCCGGGTGTGCTGATCATCCACCAGTGGACGGGACTGACCGACTACGAGAAGTCCCGTGCCCGCCAGCTCGCCGCGATGGGCTACAACGTCTTCGCCGCCGACATCTACGGCAAAGGGATCCGTCCCCAGCCGCCGGAGTCCGGAAAGTTCGCCGGCAAATACAAGGGCGACCGGGAACTCTACCGGGGTCGCCTGCTTGCCGGGCTCGAGGTCCTGAAAAGCGATGAGCGGACGAGCGCGGAACACATCGCCGCGATCGGCTACTGCTTTGGCGGTACCGGTGTGCTCGAACTGGCGCGTTCCGGGGCCGACATCGCCGGCGTGGTGTCGTTTCACGGAGGTCTGTCCGCAGCCGACGGCATGGCGGCGAAGCCGGGCACGCTGAAGGCGCGGGTCCTCGTCTGTCACGGTGCGGATGACCCGCACGTGCCCGCCGACGAGGTTGCAGCGTTCCAGCAGGAGATGCGCGACGCCGGGGCCGACTGGCAATTCGTCGCCTACGGCAATGCCGTGCACGCCTTCACCCAAAAGATGGCGGGCGACGACCCATCGAAAGGCGCGGCCTACAACGAGGCGGCTGACGAGAGGTCTTGGGAGGACATGAAGCAGTTCTTCGCCGAGATCCTAAAGTAG
- the purN gene encoding phosphoribosylglycinamide formyltransferase yields MRLGILGSGSGSNMQAILDAIDAGHLDAEIALVLSDNPDAYILERAKNRAIATGLIDCRGFRSKFPDEAQAETAAALREAGVDLVCLAGFMRLVKQPLLDAFPGRILNIHPSLLPAFPGLEAWKQALEAGVPETGCTVHQVDAGMDTGPTILRAKVPVQPGDTPESLHARIQEQEHRLYPEAIRIFAAGIN; encoded by the coding sequence ATGCGACTCGGCATCCTCGGCTCCGGTTCCGGCTCCAACATGCAGGCGATCCTCGACGCGATCGATGCCGGCCATCTCGACGCCGAGATCGCACTCGTGCTGTCCGACAATCCGGACGCCTACATTCTCGAACGGGCAAAGAACCGGGCCATCGCCACCGGACTGATCGACTGCCGGGGTTTCCGCAGCAAGTTTCCCGACGAGGCCCAGGCCGAAACGGCCGCCGCACTTCGCGAAGCAGGCGTCGACCTCGTCTGCCTGGCAGGCTTCATGCGACTGGTGAAGCAACCGCTACTCGACGCGTTTCCCGGCCGAATCCTGAACATCCACCCTTCTTTGCTCCCGGCATTTCCCGGGCTCGAGGCGTGGAAACAGGCCTTGGAGGCAGGCGTCCCTGAGACCGGATGCACGGTGCACCAAGTCGATGCCGGCATGGACACCGGACCCACCATCCTGCGGGCCAAGGTGCCGGTCCAACCCGGCGATACTCCCGAATCGCTCCATGCCCGGATCCAGGAACAAGAACACCGGCTCTACCCCGAGGCGATCCGGATCTTCGCCGCAGGCATCAACTGA
- a CDS encoding tRNA-dihydrouridine synthase family protein, whose protein sequence is MQDVTDLTFMRVLSRYGGADVYVTEYFRVHEVSVPDPWILRSIDENPTGRPVFAQMIGQDIEALVRTAKELLRHPVAGIDLNLGCPAPVVCKKEAGGGLLRNLPKVDRILGALRDAIPTRFTVKTRVGYDSPDEFPALLDVFRRHSIDALAIHGRTVVERYQTPVHPERIREAVETMPCPVIANGNVIDVPTGLAYHEQTAAAGLMIGRGAIRNPWLFDQLRAGFSGDPVPAPTCRDLLGYVRTLYEEIARDTSGFEPHLHVQRMKKTMVYVTQGHDPEFEYRLRRAKQPEEFHSICDAFLDHDEPMPPRPNENSRLFCGFSELKSGASQPPLPSPSSP, encoded by the coding sequence ATGCAGGACGTGACCGATCTCACGTTCATGCGCGTGCTGTCGCGCTACGGCGGGGCCGACGTCTACGTGACCGAGTACTTCCGGGTTCACGAGGTCTCCGTGCCTGATCCATGGATCCTCCGCTCGATCGATGAGAATCCGACCGGGCGGCCGGTGTTCGCCCAAATGATCGGGCAAGACATCGAGGCCCTCGTGCGAACCGCGAAAGAACTCCTGCGCCACCCGGTGGCCGGGATCGATCTCAACCTCGGCTGCCCCGCTCCGGTGGTCTGCAAAAAGGAAGCCGGCGGTGGTCTGCTGAGGAATTTGCCGAAGGTCGACCGCATCCTCGGCGCGCTGCGTGATGCCATCCCGACGCGGTTTACGGTGAAAACCCGGGTCGGCTACGACTCGCCCGACGAGTTTCCTGCCCTGCTCGATGTCTTCCGTCGGCACTCGATCGATGCCCTGGCGATTCACGGACGCACGGTCGTCGAACGCTACCAGACCCCGGTTCACCCCGAACGTATCCGCGAGGCCGTCGAGACGATGCCGTGCCCGGTGATCGCCAACGGCAACGTGATCGATGTGCCGACCGGTCTCGCCTACCATGAACAGACCGCGGCCGCCGGCCTGATGATCGGTCGCGGAGCGATCCGCAATCCGTGGCTGTTTGACCAACTGCGCGCCGGCTTTTCCGGAGACCCGGTACCCGCTCCGACCTGCCGTGACCTGCTTGGATACGTGCGCACGCTCTACGAGGAGATCGCTCGGGATACCTCCGGCTTCGAGCCTCATCTGCACGTGCAGCGGATGAAGAAGACGATGGTCTACGTGACCCAAGGCCACGATCCCGAGTTCGAGTATCGTCTGCGCCGCGCCAAGCAGCCGGAAGAGTTCCACTCGATCTGCGACGCCTTCCTTGATCACGACGAGCCGATGCCGCCACGCCCCAACGAGAACTCCCGCCTCTTCTGCGGCTTCTCCGAGCTAAAGAGTGGCGCTTCCCAACCGCCGCTCCCTTCCCCAAGCTCGCCTTGA
- a CDS encoding RNA-binding protein codes for MTFKIAGGSSGQIPWKGGKVHNNDLLHTEKILADRKTFFLDLKENARGKVVKITEDVSGNRDTIMVPAEILGDFIAALSDIKATADGE; via the coding sequence TTGACTTTCAAAATTGCCGGGGGATCCTCCGGACAGATTCCATGGAAAGGAGGAAAGGTGCATAATAACGACCTGCTGCACACGGAGAAGATTCTGGCGGATCGGAAGACGTTCTTTCTCGATCTGAAGGAAAACGCCCGGGGCAAGGTGGTGAAAATTACCGAGGATGTCAGTGGCAATCGGGACACGATCATGGTTCCAGCCGAGATTCTCGGAGATTTCATCGCGGCGCTCAGCGATATCAAGGCGACCGCCGACGGCGAGTAA